The Siniperca chuatsi isolate FFG_IHB_CAS linkage group LG2, ASM2008510v1, whole genome shotgun sequence genome window below encodes:
- the p4htmb gene encoding transmembrane prolyl 4-hydroxylase yields the protein MNLRKMTDHQESPDAEDRTPSGSTTLPLRPPCERLSCHKSSVCSRSYFVVVMVFFHVYIINVIALLFYVHYISGQEDANRSRDAPSSNHQTPESGRPPPKPEPLRDVSLTRIEGIRVGHVQKVSLVPGKVHEMRTLSLKPLLFEIPEFLSEDECRVVMQLAQLKGLMESQLMVQDGQEELAKELNLSPEEIFNLLDINQDGQLQLHEILTHSRVRDGIWLTPENLREIYAGLKADKDGNGLLSLEEFRLLSSDAFQRFLMQQGVKRSQLVRNSRHTWLYQGKGAHQVLQHIKARVTRLTRLPPTLVDLSEPLQVVRYEEGGHYHAHHDSGPVYPETACTHTRLAANTSTPFETSCRYITVLFYLNSVEGGGETAFPVADNRTYHEVSLIQNDVDLLDTRRNCDKSNLRVKPTKGTAVFWYNYLSDGRGWVGEQDEYALHGGCVVTHGTKWVANKWINIDPDYQRQARYQQLVSQQPEDEDDEGLTLNPDIQSFDIHQDL from the exons ATGAATCTCAGGAAAATGACTGACCACCAGGAATCCCCAGATGCTGAGGACAGGACTCCGTCCGGGAGCACGACCTTGCCGCTTCGGCCGCCTTGCGAGCGCCTCTCTTGCCACAAGAGCAGCGTGTGCTCCCGCTCCTACTTCGTGGTCGTAATGGTGTTTTTTCACGTGtacatcattaatgttattgcACTGCTATTTTACGTGCACTACATCAGCGGGCAGGAGGATGCCAACCGGAGCCGCGATGCTCCCAGCAGTAACCACCAGACCCCCGAGTCGGGACGTCCGCCACCAAAGCCTGAGCCTCTACGCGACGTTTCCCTAACGAGAATCGAGGGAATAAGG GTGGGACATGTCCAGAAGGTGTCACTGGTGCCAGGCAAAGTGCATGAAATGCGAACTCTGAGTTTGAAACCTTTGCTGTTTG AGATCCCTGAGTTTTTGTCGGAGGATGAGTGCCGTGTCGTGATGCAGCTTGCACAGCTAAAGGGTCTGATGGAGAGCCAGCTAATGGTGCAAGATGGCCAGGAAGAGCTGGCCAAGGAGCTCAACCTCAGCCCAGAGGAGATCTTTAACCTTCTTGATATCAACCAGGATGGACAGTTGCAGCTCCATGAG ATACTGACTCATTCTCGAGTGAGGGATGGCATCTGGCTCACACCGGAGAATCTGAGAGAAATCTATGCGGGGCTCAAAGCTGACAAGGATGGTAATG GTTTGCTGAGTCTAGAGGAGTTCAGGCTTCTGAGCAGTGATGCCTTCCAGCGCTTCCTGATGCAGCAAGGAGTGAAAAGGAGTCAGCTGGTGAGGAACAGCAGACACACCTGGCTGTACCAGGGCAAAGGAGCACACCAGGTCCTCCAACACATCAAGGCGAG GGTGACTCGCCTCACTCGGCTCCCGCCCACATTAGTGGACCTCAGTGAGCCACTCCAGGTGGTTCGCTATGAGGAGGGAGGGCACTACCACGCCCACCACGACAGCGGCCCTGTGTATCCTGAAAcagcctgcacacacacgcgcCTCGCAGCCAACACCTCCACTCCTTTTGAGACGTCTTGCAG GTACATCACAGTTCTCTTCTACCTGAACTCTGTTGAGGGGGGTGGGGAGACCGCATTCCCTGTGGCAGACAACAGGACCTATCATGAAGTG TCTCTTATACAGAATGATGTCGATCTTTTGGACACCAGAAGGAATTGTGACAAGAGTAACCTGAGGGTGAAGCCCACCAAAGGAACAGCTGTTTTCTGGTACAACTACCTTTCTGATGGTAGAG GTTGGGTGGGAGAGCAGGATGAATACGCTCTGCATGGAGGCTGCGTGGTCACCCATGGCACTAAGTGGGTCGCCAATAAATGGATCAACATTGATCCGGATTACCAGCGGCAGGCTCGCTACCAGCAGCTGGTTTCACAGCAGCCAGAGGACGAGGATGATGAAGGTCTGACTCTGAACCCGGACATACAGAGTTTTGATATCCATCAAGACCTGTAG